One genomic segment of Gossypium arboreum isolate Shixiya-1 chromosome 3, ASM2569848v2, whole genome shotgun sequence includes these proteins:
- the LOC108474388 gene encoding lipase, producing the protein MEQKAWLILVIFTCLIASSCGRELKVDHKHKLPVYNHTLATILVEYASAVYISDLTELFTWTCERCNGLTKGFEVIELVVDIENCLQAFVGVAKNLNAVVIAFRGTQEHSIQNWVEDLFWKQLDLNYPGMPDAMVHHGFYTAYHNTTIRHGVLHAVKEAKEFYGDLDIMVTGHSMGGAMASFCALDLVVNHEAKSVQVITFGQPRIGNAAFASFYAKLVPNTIRVTNDHDIVPHLPPYYYYFPQKTYHHFPREVWLYSLGLGSLVYRVEKVCDGSGEDPTCSRSVTGNSIMDHLNYYGVDLMCQEWRSCRIVMDPRVAEYGKTDHKGNFILSRAPAMRVRSNEGEVKASA; encoded by the exons ATGGAGCAAAAAGCTTGgctaattttggtgatttttacatGTTTAATTGCATCTTCTTGTGGGAGAG AATTGAAGGTAGACCACAAGCATAAACTCCCCGTCTACAATCATACGCTTGCCACCATTTTAGTAGAATACGCTTCCGCG GTGTACATTTCAGATTTGACGGAACTTTTTACTTGGACTTGTGAAAGATGTAATGGTTTGACTAAG GGATTTGAAGTTATTGAGCTTGTTGTTGATATTGAGAACTGTTTACAG GCATTTGTCGGAGTGGCGAAGAATCTTAATGCCGTTGTTATTGCCTTTAGAGGAACGCAGGAACACAG CATACAGAATTGGGTTGAAGACTTATTCTGGAAACAGCTTGATTTAAATTACCCTGGCATGCCTGATGCTATG GTGCACCATGGATTTTATACTGCTTACCACAACACAACCATACGCCACGGAGTTCTGCATGCAGTTAAAGAAGCAAAAGAGTTCTATGGGGACCTTGATATCATGGTGACAGGTCATTCAATGGGAGGGGCTATGGCTTCCTTTTGTGCACTTGATCTAGTG GTTAATCATGAAGCTAAGAGTGTTCAAGTTATAACATTTGGACAGCCTCGGATTGGGAATGCTGCGTTTGCATCTTTCTATGCCAAACTCGTGCCAAATACAATTAGAGTGACAAATGACCATGATATCGTCCCTCATCTGCCACCATACTATTATTATTTCCCTCAAAAGACATACCATCACTTTCCTAGAGAG GTGTGGCTGTATTCCCTTGGACTGGGAAGTCTGGTTTATAGAGTTGAGAAGGTCTGTGATGGTTCCGGTGAAGATCCAACCTGTAGTAG GTCGGTGACAGGTAACAGCATCATGGACCATTTGAACTATTATGGTGTCGATTTAATGTGCCAAGAATGGAGATCATGCAGAATCGTGATGGATCCTCGTGTTGCGGAGTATGGCAAAACGGATCACAAAGGAAATTTCATTTTGTCCAGAGCACCAGCCATGCGTGTTCGGTCGAATGAAGGGGAAGTTAAAGCTAGTGCATAA